In Oreochromis aureus strain Israel breed Guangdong linkage group 17, ZZ_aureus, whole genome shotgun sequence, the genomic stretch GGATGTAATTCAGCTCTGATCTAACATCTGTGCCCGGTAGCGAGCCtgagttgttggtgctgctggagGCGGCGGTGATGGCCGAGCCAGGTTGCGCGTTGCTCCCGGTGATCTGGGGACTCGGAGTGGGCAGTTGTTTCAACATGTGGCCAAGCAGCTTTTCATACGACTCCAAAACACCACCCATGAAGATCAACTTGGtctgagaaagagaaacagagaggtaATGACATGAAAGTACAAATGGCTTATGTTTGtttaatatgaatatatatggTTGTGCAAATATGGCtttgaaaatgccagaaaatGCTGAATTTCGCAGATTTTGGGGACTCGGGTACCAAAAGCCAAAAATCTGAAATAACGCAGAATGCATTTGTAGTAAATAAACCTACAGAAAAACTGAGATGTGAGGACAAGGTTGCTTCACAAACATTACAACCTTAGGTGCTAAAAACGATTCACACAATGGAAAAAACTCTGTGGTTTCCCACACAACAGTTAAGCTTACAGAGAAGGCCTTAAAGGGGAATACCACTCATTGACTGCTGTTAAACCTGAATGTCATATCCATGCACTTTTAACAGGACTGAAACTACTAGTTTGGATGTAAGAAATGAGAGTTTGTGGCTCAATGTTTGacctagtgtttcttttcaATTTGGTCTATTCACTTACACTTGTTGAAAAATCTGTGGTAATTTCTGGTGACAACCAAAAACCTTTCATGTCAGAAGCAACAAAAGCTGTGGGATCCCTGACAAAACTCTATCAGTGGCACCATCAAGAGTGTTTTTAAAGAGCTTTAAAACCTGAGAGAGGCAACAGCACGATGAACTGACCGGACCGAAGCAAGCTAAAAGGTGTAAGACGTTTCCTTCGAATGAGAGGGGGCAAATGGCGTTAAAGCTCAGATGAGTCATTAGATAtctctaaaatatatgaaatgcaACACTGGGGTAGGTGTGGTGGTAAAGAAACCTCTAAATAGGAAAACCTGGTGGGTTGCCATAAAGTTCATGCAAAATACCACCCTCCATACAACTCCTATATGCCAGCCTCCCCCCCTTGCATACCACCATGTGTTAAGCTATAATAGAAACTTATCTTGACTTTGAATTTCCAACTCTTATGACTAACCTGTCAAAATGTTTCTGAGTGCTGGAAGATATTGCTGGTTATAGGAggtggtgaccacagttaatcTACTTGAACATTTCAGTTTTAGAAAGGCGCTgatacttttcttcttttactaGCAATATCTTTAACTGTTCCTCAAGAGGCAGTGCAACAAAATTTCCATTGTTTTGCttcaagttttctccattttttttcttttttcttgtttgctgTTGACTGCTTTAATTCACAGTTTTAGTTACTTTACAATAATATCAATGAGACTTTTAATAATTAGTTAGAAGATAAACATCCTcaaaaaatgttcctttttattccaAATTTGCAGAAGCTTCAACCTGAACCTGATAGCCATCTAACCACACAGAACTTCAAACAGAGTGACATAAAAAAACTGCCGACCAGAGCTCTTCAGTCTGTGCTCCCTTGGCTTGATGTCAGTACTTGAAACCAACCATGAAACGGCCTTGTAAGTGATGTTGGTGAAAAGTGAAAGTTTGATCGGGAGACTGAGAATAGCTGCAGAAAGGTGGCATCCTGCAGAGCCAGCAAAGTGAAGGGAAAACCCACAAAAACCTCAACTTAAAATGAAACATAAAACCTGGAAATACCAGCTGGCTGCTGACTCAGGGAGTGCCTGTTAGCCAAAGATGGAGGAGCTCAACAGAAGGTTTGGCTCCATCGAGTATCCTGACTCTTTCCAGAGTTCAGAAATTCACCTGCTAACAGCTTTAAAGATGCCTGATTACCAATCAGTGTCTTCACTCTTTCATAGACATGCAAAAGCCAAAGtgaaaaaagtggttttattatCTTTACACCATCTGGAAATCCACTTTAGTGATGATGATGCCAAAGACACTGGGTGGATGAATATAAATAGttcctcatttctttgtgtagGGATGGAGTACAGCATGGTTTCCAGAATTAATACTGAGCTTTAGGCTAAGCTACCTTGATGCTTACCACGTGGACCTTAAGCCACACGTGTGTATCCTAAATTCTGTCTATCCATTTGAGGTTATAGTAAGGCCATAGTTAGAGCAAAACTCTCATTTGCCACAAGAAACCTTTTCTTTGAATTGCATGgacattttacattttgtggACAAACAATGCGTTCCCATTAATCACATGAATCTTACCTCGATTTTTTTGTTCTGGTCACTAGGAAATACGGGTTTTCCATTAAATCTTTCCTGGTTTGAAATTTTCtgcaaaagacacaaaaacagatgttttcagttcatgtttgacattaataatgaataataacTGTATTGGGTATTGGGTTTTATCTCAGCTCACAAACGTGGTCAAACATGGTTTGAACTGGAGCAGAAAATAAGGTGAAAGGAATCACTAACTTATAAaagtttttcagttttagttttttaaaggaAACCAATAATTCTGCCAagctgttgttaaaaaaaaaaaccccgatTGGCTGACTGGAGAGGGCAACTGCTCATTTACTTTGCTTCATATATAAAAAAACCAGCATTTTAAAACTGATTCTGAATTTCACTGGAAGCCACTCACGGGAAGCCTGCTAGCCGGTTGCTAGCAGGTTAGCTGCTATATTCAGGACCAATAACAGAAGTAAAGGAAAAAGGTGAAATATAATGATTATTGGACTAAAAGATCCGAGATTAAATTGGAATTTGATCTGAAACTGATAACTGAAGATTAAAACTTTAGAAAGCGGTACGAACGGTGCGTTTAAAGCCGGTCGGCCATACTGTgtctgatgtcaaatatggagACTGTAAAGAAATTGAGAAATTTgtctgaaaaagacaaaaacattttaaaagtgttttttttttctgacagtgATGAGAAGGCCAATATTCCAACAGCAGTTATAAAAGACAGCGTGAGTTCAGCTGTTTCTGTGTTCAGAGCTTTCTATCATTTCTGGTGCCTTCAAGGACTGTCTGTCATGAAGTTTAAAGGATTGTTAAGAACTTCTGCCAAACAGcaatgaaaaactaaacaaattacaaaaacaagctgctaaaacaggaaaataataAGCCCtttttggggtgggggtggggggttcaATGAGCACATGCATAGCTATTTTGCTGAAAGATTTGATGGTGCATTCAAGGACACTCCCACATCTGTGATGTGACTCTGTCTCATCCTTGAATCCACCATTCCAGGAAGTGTCCCTGCTCGCCTCTGCATCACCACATGAAACATGATATCATTCACATAAAGTTTCGTATGTAAGATGCTCCAGGCTGGGTGTGTAGTATTTAGCGCCTCACGGGTTAAAATGGTCCTTTAACCACACACTTACGTGGAAATTTAAAAAGGCATCtttgcgcatgtgtgtgtgtgtttgtggtaaGAGCATCACTGTGACAAACAGGAGGAAACAGAAAGTCTGTAGAGCTGCACAGTCTAGTATTACTGAAGTACTAAGTAGCAGTTGAAGTGCAGTGAATACTCACATAGTGCTGCAACAGCCTATAGATGGTCCTGTTCATCTCTGCTGGGATGTGGGATCCTCTGACCTGGCAGGCAAAAAGCCAGAGGCACAGACAGACTGCTGCCCTCACTGTGGTAGCCATCCTATCTCTGTTCGTATTACCCCTGAGTGTAGTTGAGTCTTCGGTTTGATTCCCAATCCGGGTTGAGCGTTTTCAATTTGAGAACGGATTCTGGCTGAGCAGTGTCCTCCCTGACTGAGTGACTGATGATCTGACTGACAGTGCCTGTCTTACCCTGAAGTTGGCTCGAACTGTTTGACTTGTCATGAAAGCTTTTATTTATAACtctgcaagagagagagaggcaaagTGGCAGAGTGACATAGACATGCactcagagggagagagagagagagatgcagcGATGATCTAGGTGTGAAAATGTGGTTGGTGTAGTTTCCTTTAAATCAACAACTTCATAGAAGAGGGTGAGGGGTCGGCTTCCCACTCATGCATATCATACCCAAATCATCTGCTCACTGCAGAATTTTGCGTCTCCCAgctgttttattaaaatttgTGCTTTTGCTGGTCAGACTTGAAGTTGCAGAGGGGTCTAATAGTTTGCATTAGACCTCTCATAATTGCATTAACCTCTCAAAGCGTGCACTGAGGTTCGAGGAGCAATGACTGGAAAGCACGCTGCGTGAAAGAGTGAGGTGGCACCCTGCGTCGGAAACCATTAGATCCAGCGATTCCGTTACGGAAATCATTACACCTCCATTGAATCCACTGCATCTGGGATTTCACAGCCACCTCTGACGGTTTCTGATCGCGGGCCATGCATGTGCCACGTCGTGCTGATAAACCTATCCATCGATCTATTAGTGTTGGGTACAGATTCATAGTTTGATCTAATAAAAGCCTGTGAGGTCATCACATTTGAGGACTCAGACTAAAATTTTCTCCAAATTTTGGCAGTCATGGCACAAAGAAAGTAATAGTTCTAAGTGGTTTATAATTAGGACAAGGGTTGTTCTTCAGTAATATTCACCTGACCTGATAAACTGTTTGGAGCTAAGAATCTTAACTTATTTTGTATATGCTCACTAGTGGGGTCAAAAGCTGAATGAGGCCTGATCTGCAAGGAAACATATGCTGGGATGCTCAGAGTGTGACTGAGATAATACCGACCCCTCATCCTCCGTGGTAGGGTTGGGTTAGGCAGCTGGTGACTGGGTAGATTTTACAAAACTAAAATATCTCCACATAGAAAAACATTTACACATTCATTTGTTCACTGTAACTCCATTTGATTTAATAATCAGTTCAAATGGCTTTCAGCCCCATGAGGTCCACGTCATGATTGGTAACAACTTCCGCCCAAATcggactgttttctttttctttatttttattttttaaatgattttttttatttttttaaaaactcataaCAGTTAGagttaatttattttctcactTTGCACTAAGTTCCCAGATTATTAAAGCAGGGGGAGCTCCAACTACTGGGTGGATGATTTCATTGTTCCAAAATTAAGACACTGGCTAGCTCGTGTCATCATGCAGCTTCCTCCTTTgcctttattttattctgttttatggtctgtttttattttaacacgTTTAATCAAATTTTAGGGTCTATTAGACTTCTAATTTATTCTCCTCCATCCAAAGTTCTAGGTTAAAGTTACTAATGAAAGTGAGAGGATAGACTGTGGGATCAGAGTCAGGGTTAGGGTCATCATCAGTGATGGCACTGACAGAAAACAACAGTCCTGGTAATGCTGTGATATCACCTACGCGTTGGGAATCACAACAGTTGAAAGCTGATCCATTGCGTGCATGGCCTTTGTATGATGGTGGAATATATGTGCCTCTTGTTGCTGACTGGGTAACACCTCTGTGACACATCTGCCAAACACGCACCTCAAGGCCCGTTTCCCGTTTTTGCACATCGTTTCAATGAAACTGGTTCTTCAGGACAGAAACCAAAGCGACGCATTGCACAGATTGAAGTTGCTGCTGGATTGGTTGTGTCTCGTGTTTTATTGAAAACTCTAAAACTTTTGATGGTGTATATTTCTACAGAGGCCTGCTGAGGCAcaaataaagcctgcaggaaCTCGACTATCGTCATCCTGCAATAAGTTGTAAGAACTTGGATCCTTCTATCATTTAAACGGGACTCATCGTTTTTTATAGCAAAGATTTTctgtttagtttcttttttaacttttaattgtGGATGTGCATGACATTCACTGTGGTGCTACTGAAAGATGTCCaagcatacatggaaatacagaaCATTAGGCAAAAAATGAGTAGAATTCTAATGTGactgaaagtcaatatttagtattaaaCCTTTATTCTTCACCCTGAACTCTTAGGTTTTCCTaagctgtagacactcactccATCAGATGTGTTGCCACTGACTTTCAGTCCACTCCTTAGTCTAATTTGGCATTCTTAGgcctttctccctgtttcctttctttacaAATGGCTTCTTCACAGCACCCCATTCACTTAGACCATTCTGATGAGATTTCAGTGAACATTAAATGAATTAACTAAATGGTCAGATAGTGTTCACCTGCTGTAGCTAGCTTAGTAAGCCTACAACCACTTCCTTTTCTTCaatttgtccagtttcctcaaatttttaaGGAtgcactgcacaccatgctaagatatgccaagtttcTGTTACAGTAGCTGAAATAACACCAAATTCAACACTTCTTCTCCACATTTGCACCTGAGACCTTGTAACACTAACGAGTCACATGACACCAAAATGGAAAATGGCTAATTGGGTACAGTTTGGACATTATCACTTTGTACTCACTTTTGTTGCCCGCAGTATAGGCTTTAATGGCTGTGTGTTGAGTTATTTTGAGGTGACAGCAATTTTACACTGTTATTCAAGCTGTACACTGACTACTTTACATTGTATCAAAGTGTCTTATCTTCAGTGTTGTCCCATGAAAagatatattaaaatatttacaaaaatgtgaggggtgtactcacttttgAGAGCTATACTGCATGTTAATACACAACACTGGTTCTTCCTTTGAGTTAGGAATCCTTTTTAGGCTcaaatgattcataggtcagtgtgaagtggcttaacaaacacgAAATTTCCTCTGACAAGTGTCAGCTATAAGGACAgccaatattaaagaaaaatgttaaaagatCTTCTTGAAAGTTGGCAAACATTGTTCAAGAccaaaattacaagaaagctggcCTCTTTGAAAGTAAATCTAAAGAAGTAATGAGTGGCTTAAgccttttgcacagtactcacagtactttaaaagtgtatttatttCTGGAAATCAAGTTAAAAAGTGCTgggaggttgttttttttaatgggatAGAAAATGTTCAGAATATCAGGAAATCTTTTCAATCTATGAACTGATAATTAAAATTAgttatagcgccaaatcacaacaacggtagcctcaaggcactttatattgtaaggtagacctgGGTCTGAGGACCCAGGGTTCATAAGCAGTATGAACTCTTATTATAATGTGTTTTAGCTGCACTGTGCTGCTGTTCTGTGTCCACGTTTGTATGTagggaggtgtgtgtgtatgtgcagctGTTTCTTGTAGGCCAAGTGACAGGCACcttcaggcctggtgggtgtggccctgtTAGGGGACTGGCCACACCTGAAGACCATtgccacacacctgctgctgatcaggCTCGTTGGAGGAGCTATTTAAGAGAATGATGGAGCTCCCAACAGTGCAGGATTGTTGCATGAGACTTCCCGTCAGTTCCCCAGCTTGTCTGTTTATGAGTGTGTGCTTACCAGTGAAATTGATGGTACTAATGGCTGCCTCTGTTTTCCCAGGAGAATTGTGGGACTGAGAGGACAGCAGGCACGGAGTACAAACACTGGGAGAAGACATGGAGTGGAAGTCGGGAACACACGGggatttattgttttgtattatttacGTCACTTTAAATAAACTCATTGCGTGCATTGAAGAGTCCTGCATTTAGGTCCTCCTTCCCacatccccacggtctgccagcCGTGACAATAGGTGCCTGAAGAacaaatactcaatgcatcatgggaatcccccagcagtctacacctattgcagcataactaagggaggatctgtctcccaaatccaaactggaagatGGTttcatagaagaggggcctgaaaactgaaggctctccctcccattctacttttaaatactctaggaacaacaagtgagcctgcagtgcgagagcaaagtgctctaatggggtggtgttatttttttaattaactttttGTAGCTTTATTGGAGAAACTATTTATAGATGTTACTTCttaattttgttcattttataggatttgttgACAATAAACAAGTGTAAAGTGTAGAAGTAAATTTAGATGTCATTTGATACACAAAGAGGTGTTTATGAGGGTTATAGAGCTAGTTATGTACCCATTTGCTGGTTACATGTTTTgatatttacatgtttaaacatctgaatgtTTACACATGCACTTTCAAAGCAGTAATAAGTATGCGTTGAATCTGCCTAGTTGGTTTCCCTGCATTTTTATAGGATTAGTATAGGATTTCCTGGCTTCTGAGTGGCCACTGAACTATTATGAGGCCAGAGATTCCAAACCACAAAGCAAACCCTCATGTTACACAAGATATAAAATATCACCAGACTTGTATTTTGAAACATCTGCATGCTGTTAAGACCCAGAATGGCCTACGTTCTGTCAGTGCAGCAGTTTATATCAGTTAAAATTACATGATAATGAAGATAATTAACCACTCAATAGCAATGCACATGTGAGTAGTCTTAAGTACACTAAATGTATTGCAGCCAAGAGTGTGTGAAAATCAGTTGGCAAGCAGAGTATTGCAAATAGAATAACAGTAAATAAAGagtagcaggaaaaaaaatctttggcaACTGGGACACTCAAGCAACTAAAAGAGACTGCTAAATTACACTgcaaattttaatttcacttaATTTTTCCCATAAATACAAAACGGCAATTCAAAGTAAAAATTATCCTGGACAAGCCCCCAATTACACTGCAACCCAGCTCACAGACGACAAAGTAAAGCAATTACAGACATGATAATTTATGATATAACTGCGGTTTACGTTATTCTCCATGATGACCCCAACCCTAATGTGGATGAGAATATGTAAGGGGTTTTTTCCTGTTACAAAAATAGTTCTTACAGAAATGCATCAAAAACTCTCCGTGTTTTTCCAATAAAGTTGTTTTGGGCTATGAAGCTCTGATAATGACTTAGTCTTCACAGGGTTAAAGGCTTTACTCAAAAATTAAAGACAGACAATTATGATTAATAGGATTTCAAATCTAAGTAAAATGCAATAGAATTGGCAACCATGTGAGGATGCTGATCTCCCAAAAGCAAAAGATTACTCACTACACAAACCTCCATTTTTACATTGAAGACAATGAAGCCCTGGAATTTCCTCGAAAGACCTCGAAGAGTTCACAGTTTGTTTGCAAAGAAATAGCAGATAAAGACTTAGAAAGCTGAAAATAATATAAGTATcaaaattttaatttgaaataaataaattcattatTCCAAGCTGGACCCTTCCTGGTTACCTCCGAAAGGAGAATTACCTCTTAGATATCATGAAAgctgtgagattttttttttaggaataGTCAGGaataatcacctctgttaagATAAGTTTGTGTCTGAAGATTCATTGAAAAACTTAGGAAGGCTACTATTGTTGAAAATGTCTGTACAAGCTAATGTGATGCTATGTTTTCATATTGCAGCTGTATATCAGCCCTTGATTGCTTATAAACTCGAAAATCTGTAAAAACCTGAAGCATTGTATTTTATTATACAGAGCAATGGACAATAGAGAAGCGGATGTCAGGTAAGATGATGAAAGGAAACTATGTCATTCTAGGTGTGAAGGCCTCTATTGAGTAATCAGAATAGTGAGCAGTTCCCCATTCAGTTTAAAGGAAACAGACGTGATGTAAGGGTTTTCTTGTTAGCTCCACGCCCGTTCATGcaaatatatttattctttgGTAGTAGCAACACTGAAAATATTAGTGCAGCATGCAGTGTGTGGAAAAAACCCTGTTGAAATTTATATCAAGTGAAACCAACGAAAATAAGGTGTGACCACAGAAGGGTCTGACCTTCAGAGAAAAAGATTTACTGTAAATGAGGAAAGAGGTCTTCGTGGAAAAAATGCATTCTGCCATTCCATTAGTTAAAAAAGACTTCAGTTTGCAAAATTATGtttgttcttgttgttattATGATGATATCTCTATAGCTCAACATCTAAAATTCCTTAGTGTCTGTGTTGCACCAACTAATATAACActcatgcaaagaaaaaaaacaacaaaaaatagagTTTTATTGTACACCCCAGTGTTGCTATGCCAGCAAACCCTTTTCCAATGTTTCTTTAGCCCAGATTAACCTGCAGGACTTTCTGAAGGCCCCTGTAATGTGTTTCCTGCCATGGAAGAAAAATGCAACCCAAAGTAGTGGTTTCAGAAGAAATGGTCACAGATGATGAGTTAGAAAAAAAGATGATATGGAAATGATTTAAAAGACAATTATTCTGCATTCTTACCTGTGATaagacagatacacagaggTGGGTTTTACTCATAGTCTATTCTACTTATActctaaatagaaaaaaaatacaactttaacAATCAAGACCTTTTTTTCAATCCAATTTAATGTAATCTCAGAGCAGTTTTCCCAACAGGAAATTCTGTGTAAATTTTGCAGCACAGAATTCATAGCTAAACATAGTGCATGAAATACAACCAATGCAAGTGGTGAAAGTCCTGAAAGTGCAaatttctgcaacttctgtCACCTTTGTTAACACAGGAAGAGCTAAAGCGAGTAAGAAGCAACCTTTGTCCTGATCTAAAGCGACTGCCAGTGTGAGGCTGAGTTCAGATGAGGCCCCCGAGGTCTGCAGGAGGGAGACAAAGAAATGCAGGAAACAGGAAGACAGACAGGAAAGCAGACAGGTACGCTTTAGTGATTGCATTTCAGGTGTGATATGATGTGGGTATCCCCTAGCCTCGTGCGTAGACAAAAACAAGGTCTGGGGTTTCACAGTTAGAAGTTTGTCTCAGTTTTAAAGAAGTCATTGCAGATTCTTATCAAGCATCAGTCTGCATTTAAATGATCGTCAATGATGAATTTCTATTGAAATTGAATTCAATAGAATTGGATTTCTCAATTCAATTCCCAGGAAAGGTCTTAAGTTTTGAAAGCTTTGGGCTTTAAAGTTAAAACTTATTGTaaagttttatgtttttctgatccagtaaaacattttcaattCATAAAAAGCCATAAAACTTGCTTTATTGACCCCAATattgtaattatttattataaaactTAAAAATGTCACATCCAGCTTTGTATTgttaatcttttaaaaaatataaaatctgtGCATATAGTCCTTAGTATTCCCAGTGGTTTAGTAGCTTGCAAAACCATTTTTAGCAGCAATATGCCAAGGTGATGATTTCCTGTGTGATTTAATCAGTTTTTCACATTGATGtgttggcccactcttctttacagcatGGCTTCAGTTCACTGTGTTTTGTGGTTCAGGTTCACATCTGGACTTTGATTGGGC encodes the following:
- the ifng1 gene encoding interferon gamma 1, giving the protein MATTVRAAVCLCLWLFACQVRGSHIPAEMNRTIYRLLQHYKISNQERFNGKPVFPSDQNKKIETKLIFMGGVLESYEKLLGHMLKQLPTPSPQITGSNAQPGSAITAASSSTNNSGSLPGTDVRSELNYILKKVQELKKHRYHEQEKLLQGLETLRDIKMNDHIVQSKALWQLPQLYEEASSLPEIKIQRRRRRRRQTKAKGRPRV